A window of the Emys orbicularis isolate rEmyOrb1 chromosome 1, rEmyOrb1.hap1, whole genome shotgun sequence genome harbors these coding sequences:
- the LACC1 gene encoding purine nucleoside phosphorylase LACC1, giving the protein MAEAVLIDLFGLQMNSQNNGIQKLLCSTLERIEKGFSASAPFVYIMCYQTPRSERSSEQDSLLKVISSSQTLKKGIEVVCKTSTAAALYTIKQKLDEKDLSIIKIILPVQRKALMEVFIDHLFTAVYQFQFEDFGMDCEGNNLQQIGEPQRDIQTLPAHEMELIRSEIQTYLESLPDLKGKLTILKSSLIPGHIFLHGFTTRTGGISYIPTLSSFNLFSSSKRRDPKAVVKENLRRLANAAGFDPEAFHRVKVNHASDVWIMGKPQPDSYDGIVTNQKDVTIAALGADCIPVLFADPVKKACGAAHSGWQGTLLGVAMATVNAMITEYGCNVKDILVVLGPSVGPCCFTLPQESAKEFYNLDPKCVRQFESPTPYVDIRRATRILLETGGILPQNIQDDSVTDHNQSLTFCTACHPDTFYSHVRDGTNFGTQIGFISIRD; this is encoded by the exons ATGGCAGAAGCAGTATTGATTGATCTGTTCGGTCTACAAATGAACTCACAAAATAATGGCATTCAGAAGTTATTATGTAGCACACTAGAAAGGATTGAAAAAGGCTTCTCTGCCAGTGCTCCATTTGTTTACATAATGTGCTACCAAACTCCGAGAAGCGAAAGGAGCAGTGAACAAGATTCGTTACTTAAAGTAATCAGCAGTTCTCAGACTCTAAAGAAAGGAATTGAGGTTGTGTGCAAGACAAGTACAGCTGCTGCCTTGTACACCATTAAACAAAAACTAGATGAAAAGGATTTAAGCATCATTAAAATCATTTTACCAGTACAAAGGAAAGCCTTAATGGAAGTGTTTATAGACCACCTATTCACTGCTGTTTACCAGTTTCAGTTTGAGGATTTTGGGATGGATTGTGAAGGAAACAACCTCCAACAAATAGGTGAACCTCAGAGAGACATACAAACACTTCCTGCCCATGAGATGGAACTCATCAGGAGTGAGATTCAGACATACTTGGAAAGTCTGCCAGACCTGAAAGGGAAGCTTACCATTCTAAAATCTTCCTTGATCCCAG GTCACATCTTCCTACACGGGTTCACCACAAGAACAGGTGGGATCTCTTATATACCAACGCTCAGCTCCTTCAACCTCTTCAGCAGTTCCAAGCGGAGAGATCCAAAGGCTGTGGTTAAAGAAAACCTACGCAGATTAGCTAATGCTGCAGGTTTTGACCCAGAGGCATTTCACCGTGTGAAG GTCAATCATGCCAGTGATGTTTGGATTATGGGAAAGCCCCAGCCTGACAGCTATGATGGAATAGTAACGAATCAGAAAGATGTTACAATAGCCGCTCTCGGCGCTGACTGCATACCTGTGCTTTTTGCTGATCCTGTCAAAAAAGCATGTGGAGCTGCTCATTCTG GATGGCAAGGCACTTTGTTAGGAGTTGCTATGGCTACAGTAAATGCTATGATAACAGAATATGGCTGTAATGTTAAGGATATACTTGTGGTGCTGGGCCCATCTGTTGGACCGTGCTGTTTTACACTTCCTCAGGAGTCAGCAAAGGAATTTTACAATCTTGATCCAAAATGTGTCAGACAGTTTGAATCTCCAACTCCCTATGTTGATATTAGAAGGGCAACACG AATTCTTCTAGAGACTGGAGGGATTCTGCCTCAGAACATACAGGATGATTCTGTCACTGACCACAACCAAAGTCTCACTTTCTGCACAGCATGCCACCCTGATACATTTTACTCTCACGTTCGCGATGGCACTAACTTTGGCACACAGATTGGCTTCATATCGATCAGAGACTGA